CCCGCGACCCGACATCTTCCCGGCAGCAACTCCGCAGCGGTGACAGCGACACaactgggagagctggaagaACTTCGAGCCCGCCTCACCGCCTGCCTTATATACAACCCGGGCGGATCGACAGCGCCTCCTGCGATTGGCTGCGAGAGAGGAGTTGCTTCCGCAGCCAATGGAAGAGCGAATCCAAATCTGGCCAATGGCGAATCTCAGCGCAGGGCTCCGAGCTGACAGACAGCCAATGCCGAAGCGGCGGTGTCGGCGGAGCTGCTATAAAGGCGGCTGCCGAGGGGGTACCGTTGCTGCTGAGCGCTGTCGCTGAGTGAGTTGCTGTTGTGAggagctgcggctgctgctgccgaAATGCCCGAGCCGGCCAAGTCCGCCCCCGCGCCCAAGAAGGGCTCCAAGAAGGCGGTGACCAAGACGCAGAAGAAGGGCGACAAGAAGCGCAAGAAGAGCCGCAAGGAGAGCTACTCCATCTACGTGTACAAGGTGCTGAAGCAGGTGCACCCCGACACGGGCATCTCGTCCAAGGCCATGGGCATCATGAACTCCTTCGTCAACGACATCTTCGAGCGCATCGCGGGCGAGGCCTCGCGCCTGGCGCACTACAACAAGCGCTCCACCATCACCTCGCGGGAGATCCAGACGGCCGTGCGCCTGCTGCTGCCCGGCGAGCTGGCCAAGCACGCCGTGTCCGAGGGCACCAAGGCCGTCACCAAGTACACCAGCTCCAAGTAAGGCGCCTCCGATCGTCAATTTTAACCCAAAGGCTCTTTTAAGAGCCACCcacttttttcttaaaagagCTGAACATTCAAATAAGGAACACTTAAATCTCACTTAGTGTGGAATCTGTGTTTAAaaggttggggattttttctttttttttttttttttttttttcttggtttggtttttaaggATATTGGGTTTTGGGCACtacttgagggtttttttgataAGATGCTTCTATCGGGTTTACTGTAAACTTCCCAAGCTACAATATGTCTGTAAAGGCAGTTTTAAATCgctcatgattttttttttctcttttttttttcctcttgtgttttgttttgggtttgttttttttttttttttttgctgcttttttttttttttttaggtgatCTCATTAACCTATGTTTTTCACAACTTTCAATATCACCTTACTGTTGCAAGTTTCCCTTTTATGTCTGTTGTAAGCTGAAGGATAGTAATCTTACTGGTTTTATCTAGCCGGGAGGGAATCGAAATTATCCATGGATACTCATCCATGCACAGCATTGCTGCTGTCGGATCGGCCACACGATGGTGCTCAGCCTCTGCAGTTTTTGGGGGGTGCAGTTATTTTTGTCACAGAAGCGAGAGATGAGAACAGCGCACTGTACTAGAAAGGAATTTATACGGCGGTAAGCTCTTGTAAATAGCCCGATATTGATCAATATAACTCAGAAGCACTTACTAAACTCCTTTATCTTCACCAGTTGTCCTTATAATCTCTCTgttcatgtctttttttttttttttttttttttttttttttttacagtagcTTGCTCAGCTTCTTCCCGCGACTGCTTTGGGCTCTCCTTTCAAGGAAGTAAACACGGGAagattgttttggtttttttaacttATCTGCCTTTTTCTGCATTAATCTGTCACTAATTGTTATAAAAGTACGAAATACTAAGAAACTCGACACTCTGGGCTGACTTTGTCACCTCCCAGGTCTCATCACACAGCCGCTAATGAGGCTCAAAGCACAGGCGTTCTCAGTGCCTCCCTCTCATCCCAGGGTAATTACGTGCCGCCATGGATGCAGATCAAAGCCATTATCACTTCCTAACTGGATCTCAATAATCCTGAATTATATACTGTGAACTTTGAACATAATTCATACAGGGACCACGGAATGACAAAAGTTACCTTTCTAGTACTGACTTCCCTATTCTTTGGTAGGGTAGGTAATGAGAGAGACATCAGGTCTCAAAAATCTGTTACCGATTACCTAATAAATGTTAATTTCAGTTTGAAGGGTTATGGGGATTTCTCAGACTGGTTTTCAGATATCCAGTGGGAAGAGGCATTCTCCAAACTCTTCTTTATCAGCTTGAAATGGGGTTTTGCAATCTCTCCAAGGGCTTTAGTGCAAACTCTGAAGCACAGGTTGCTTATTCTGAGTGCCTGTGTATGCCTAATACctgaaaatattaataaacCATTGTATATTCCACTCTAGGCTTTTCCAAGCCATCCTGGAGCACCAGAAAAGCACAAAGAAGTGCTCCTGTTGTCGCAGTTGAAGCTGGCCATCAGAAGAGTTTGTCAGTGGCCATTCTGTAGATAATCAGCCTTGTGAAAGCCCCagttcagagcagagctgccctggcacagccctgctgcccgATTGAAGCAGCAGCTCGGGGatgcctgtggctgcccagctctgagtgtttgttttccttttcctgtgtttgTGTGCTCCACGTTGCACACTGCATTGGGAGCCACCACAGAAATTCTGAGGATTTTTTCATAAATGGTTTCAGTGTGTGAAATTGTTTCTAGGCCTAGGAAACTCTTCACtaaacagaaagcaaaatgtTGCTGATTGCTTCTTTCAATTTCAGTAGGAATGACAAGGCAATATTGGGGCCTATCATGTGAAAAAAGCAATTGTCATCAGGTCTGATTGTAGCATAACTAATTATTCTAACGGTGCTGAGAACAAAGTCTCCAAACTGACCAAGAACTAGTaccatggaaaatatttttgtttcttgtcaCCAAAGGTTAAGATAGTAGGATTTAAGCTCAGCAAAAACCCAAATCTTAAGAATTTCATGCCACAAGAGGATGAAACCTCAAAAGCACTAATGCGAATAGTGTGAGTATAAAATCACATGACAGCTTGTTCTTCCAtaattccctttctttcctgTCCTTTCCGATTTCCTTCAGAGCAGTTCCCTTTGTGCCCCAAAGGCCCGACCCCGGTGGGATCCCCCAGCAGGGTGAGAGGCTCTGCTCAAATGCAGcaccctgctggagctggggctgctgctgctgccaccaaacCATGGGGGAACAAAGCAGAAACCCCTCCAACAATTCTCCTGCCCTGGACTCCTTTTGCAGATGAGTTTCCAGCTCAGCGAGTGCAAAGTTCCTTTATGCAGTGTGCAGAGCAGACAGAGCTGGGTGTCCCCACACAGGAGCCCCCTGCAGCAGATTGCAGCCCAGATTGTGTCTGTGCCACCATCCCACCCCCAAATACAATAACCCAACTCTTGGTGCTGGGCCCTGCATGTCTCATTGATTGTTTTGGTCACTGGGCTGGACTCCTTCTGAAGTTATCTCATTGTTGGAATTGGTTCCTTGCTCCATCTTCATTCTGCTCCTGGCTCGCCAATTTCAGATTGCTCAGTGTTTGTGACACCATTTTTATAAAAAGTTTACACTCATCAGCTCGTGTGCCCTGGGGCTCCAATTGCTCATTTCCCAGTGCAAAGCAAAGTCATCAATCCCAGCAATTCTCAAtattgagaagtgtttgaatgTGTAATCTATAAACAGGCCCTTCATGTTGTCTTTTAATCTACCCTCCATGATTACCTTAAAAATACCTCCTGATTCACAGCATCTGAAATAAGGGGAATGTTTACACTTTGTAACACAAACatttttgtaaaaatattttttttatatctgCAATTTTTTTATATCTTAGATGATCAGAGTGACATTGTAGCTTAGGAAGTAGCCAGCAAAAAACGAACACTGATGGACAAAACAACCAGTTACAAAAAATTtcctctattttatttttattagaatattaaaattatttcactcCTGGAAGAACGTATTACTTCTCCAGATGACCATTCCTGCAGTAAAATTTCTATTTATTAATcatcatttttaaaaaagaaaacaccctCTCTACTAATTTCTGCAAAATGAAATACAGCAGCTGGGCAAACAAATATCTGTATTCTAGAGTGAACTGACTGAACAGTGaatcagaaatgaaaaatagatGCCATACACCTGGACCAAAACCTGAACAAATCACAGACTGTCTGTAGAAATTTGTTGCTACTTCctggtgttttgggggtttttgaagGGTTGTGTTGAAGTggggagtttttttgtttgtttgggtttttaaatatttgtttcatttttagcaATGAAGTAAACCAATATCTGCTttcaaacctgaatttcttttttttttaatggccaCAGAATATAATTTCCTGACACCCAAGACAAATCATCGCACTGTTACTTTCCTGTAGGCTTCTATTTCCATTCTAAATAGAAAAtactacattttaaaataattactgtTGTGGGAGAAAGAATTCAGTGCAGGTAGGGAAAAATATTTGGTGTTACACACACCTTGACGTAATATTTACAGTGATGAGAACTGGTCGAGGTTAGATGGTAAATGGAAAAATTGAGACTTCAAGTAGCAAATACCTGGTCTAAGGGTTGTGCCAttcagagagcagcacagccaagccAAGACACAAATCTTACAGGAGGAGAGGCTGCAAGTGGGTGGGAATGCCCTGGGAACTGCTCCCttgccagcccccagccctgcgaGGGAGGATGGAGCACTCAGTGAGCAGAGGCAGCCCcttcccctgggctgggctcacagAACCAGGGGCTGTGGAGGTGGAAAGGCTGTTTCCAGTTAGATTTCTTTTGGTCtacacaaaacaaaattattggAGTGCAGCCTTATCAAAATGATTATTTCAAAAGCATTCCTTGTCAGAAATGATAGaagatattaattttaaaaagtcatcCTTTATTTTTACCTCTGAAAATCTCAGGAAGCAATTATGAGCATAATTCATTTTAAAACTAGAAAACAAGTAGATTGAAAAGAGTTACAGAACAGATGGGAATTTTAATCCCATATGAAATCCACAACATGTTGTACTTGCACTCCTGCTTATATTGCACACAGATATTTTTACTTGCAATAGTTgtaaggaaatggaaaaaataattcctgaaaaaaagaaGAGCACAGAGTTACACCTGAAATCTGAACCTGTAATAGATGTTAGAATATTGACCCCCTTTTGTGCAGTATTAGAGCTGGGAAGAAATGCACACATCTCTGGTGTGCATCCGCTTTTCCTTTTGTAGCAAAGAGCAGCCCCCTCAACAATAAACATTCTGAGCACTCCACATGAtcaagttttggggtttttttcccccttgtgctcctgggacactgccaggttTGTGAGTTCAGTCATTCCAGTCAGAAAAGAAGACACAAATCACCCTAGGAATGGCACAGGCCCAATCTTTCACCACACCAAAGCACCTTTACCCAGAGCTGCCTCCCCTGGGCTCTGAGCATCAGCAGCTGCACTGACGGCACCACAGGCACTTCTGCTAGCCCgggctcagctcagctgccccagaAAGCCAAATTTACCTGAGTCTGTTCTTCTCTCTGCATGGGGGGGCTTTGAAATCgctgctcccagccccgtgGGAGAAGGGACTCCTGGCTCCTGGAGCTTCAGCCTGCACTGACACTTAC
This region of Zonotrichia albicollis isolate bZonAlb1 chromosome 4, bZonAlb1.hap1, whole genome shotgun sequence genomic DNA includes:
- the LOC141728807 gene encoding histone H2B 1/2/3/4/6-like isoform X1; protein product: MPEPAKSAPAPKKGSKKAVTKTQKKGDKKRKKSRKESYSIYVYKVLKQVHPDTGISSKAMGIMNSFVNDIFERIAGEASRLAHYNKRSTITSREIQTAVRLLLPGELAKHAVSEGTKAVTKYTSSNREGIEIIHGYSSMHSIAAVGSATRWCSASAVFGGCSYFCHRSER
- the LOC141728807 gene encoding histone H2B 1/2/3/4/6-like isoform X2, with amino-acid sequence MPEPAKSAPAPKKGSKKAVTKTQKKGDKKRKKSRKESYSIYVYKVLKQVHPDTGISSKAMGIMNSFVNDIFERIAGEASRLAHYNKRSTITSREIQTAVRLLLPGELAKHAVSEGTKAVTKYTSSNSLLSFFPRLLWALLSRK